ACCCAGACCAAGTAAAGGTTAGTGAAATCCATGGTGAGCAATCTGTAATAATAGAATTAAAAGTGGCTCCTGAAGATATGGGCAAGGTAATTGGTAAGCAAGGTAGAATTGCAAGAGCTATAAGGACAGTTGTCAGAGCTGCAGCAAATAAAGACAACAAGAGGGTTATTGTTGAGATTTTACAATAAAAGAGTTAGGCGTAGTTTTGCCTAACTCTTTTTTAAAAAGGTGAGAAAAGATGTATAAGTACCTCCAAGTCGGCAAAATTGTGAACACCTTTGGTCTCAAAGGTGAAGTGAAAGTAATACCTCTTACAGACAGTCCTGACAGATTTTCTGAGCTTAATTATGTTCTTTTGGAAGACAATCTTTCTCAAAAGCTTACAATCGAAAGGTACAGGGTAAAGGATAATATTGTAATAATGAAATTTAGAGAAATCTCAAGCATAGATGAAGCGCTAAAACTAAAAAATCGTTTTTTAGTGATAGAAAGAGAAAGGGCTAAAAAACTTCCAGAAGATACCTATTTTATATGCGACATAATTGGGCTTGAGGTTTATGATTTAGATGGGAGAAAGCTTGGCAAGGTGAAAGACGTCTTGCAGACGGGAAGCAATGATGTGTATA
This Caldicellulosiruptor changbaiensis DNA region includes the following protein-coding sequences:
- a CDS encoding KH domain-containing protein, whose protein sequence is MLKDLVEVIAKSLVDNPDQVKVSEIHGEQSVIIELKVAPEDMGKVIGKQGRIARAIRTVVRAAANKDNKRVIVEILQ
- the rimM gene encoding ribosome maturation factor RimM (Essential for efficient processing of 16S rRNA), which produces MYKYLQVGKIVNTFGLKGEVKVIPLTDSPDRFSELNYVLLEDNLSQKLTIERYRVKDNIVIMKFREISSIDEALKLKNRFLVIERERAKKLPEDTYFICDIIGLEVYDLDGRKLGKVKDVLQTGSNDVYICQSYIGKKDLLIPALKDIVKEVNIEQGYMKIKVIEGLLD